The sequence aaataattcaaacttTTGACAAAATAAAGCATATACTGGACAAACATGGGATGGAAGGAATCTGAAGAACTAAAGAGCTTAATTTGCAGATTATACCTGTGTCCACCCTTCAGAAGGCAGTACTGTAGAAGATTGAGGGACACTAGTAGGTGTTGTCATGGTGTTCACATTATGAGTGTTCCTGAGCTCAAATGCACCCAATACCTTATCGGTAGTGGCATTTACCTCCTTGGCAGAAACTGTACTGGCATGTGTCTCTGTCTTGCCACCAATGACTGTCCAAATACAGATTGAGTAAacagaaaaattaaaacaagaatTCAACTCAATATCTCAGTTTCTTCTTTACCACAGGCAATTTTTCTGCAAGCAATATGTTTCATTACAATGGATcacttggaagttggaacatCTCTATTTCATTGATATTTTCATGTAGTAGTATTAAGTGGAAAAAACGTTTTGAAATAGTTTAAAAGCCATTTCTTCTATGTTTGAAGCACGAGCAATTTAGGCATCTACCATTTAGAGAGACCAATCagatatgaaagaaaatacAGCCTAAAGACAACACCGTAAGATATTGCAAAGAGGAACTTATCAAAATGAGAGCTACATACAGGAGTGATCACTCAGGAGTGACATGAGAATCCCATACAGGAGTGATCACTCAGGCCTATTTATCTTATGATGTTGAAAAGGGATTATTACATGATAACCAGAAGGAAACAAACTAATTAGCCAAAACTAACTGCAGAACTGATACGTCTTTAATTGGTTCCCTTGATAATATGTTCCCTAATCACCACCAACGTTCAGTGCTCTTCCCCAATTAAGTCAATAAGCACCCCATGTGATTAGTATCAGCATTCAGATATGAAAGAAACTAGAACCTAAATACAACATGAAAGCATAAGAAAATGTAAAGAAGAATATCTCAAAATGATCATATGTCATCTTTCTAAACCATTCTGGTGTGAGAACCCCATATATGAATGGGTGGTGTCACTGGTCAGGCCTAGTCTTTTGAACATTGAAAGGAATTACGTAATAATCACAGTAACCAAAAGGAAATAGACTGGTTAGCTAATACTACTAGCAAGATTGTACTACATAATTCCACAACTAACTGACATCTTTGTAATTGGTTCCCTTgataatttttcctaaaatcaCCACCAACATCCAGTGGTCTTCCCCTTAATAAACACCCCAAGTCTCAGTCCCTCCCCAGCCCTCTGTCACTGCCAACTTCTTTTGCATGCCAGAATCAAATCCAACATGTCACCGTATACTTGCCTACCAGATGTCATTAAGAGGAGCAGGTTCTCAACACAACCAAGAAGGCACAATGCAATTCCAACACAGTAAATCCAGTCATCCCATTAATTGATACACTAGCCACCAATGGCCTTTTAGCTTAATGGTACTTCTCCTTCCTAGTGGTATGGTCTTGTGGGTGCTGGATTTTTGGGATTAAGAGATTCTTCTAATGCTTGAAAAAGAAAGGGGGCAAAGTGACTAAAAAATAAGATACATTGGGCCATGCCATGTACACAGTGAGAGGTGATCCTACACTATTGAATACCAGGCCAACTCTATTGTTCATCAAGATTTAATACTTGGTGAAGAACAGAGTCATACCAGTGGTTGGTGTTCCCTCACGGCTTCTTTTCCTTCGGGATTGATTTCCCTGAACATAAGATGGGGGAGATTACAATCAAATTAACAATTTTGTCCATAATATGTACGTATATATAAGAGTCAAATCAACAAAAACTAAGTGCAAAGGTGTTGCAAGAAAATGCCTATAAGCCAAGCATGTAGTCCTCACCTTAGCAGTATTCCCGTCACTTCCATCATTGGAATCTTCAGTCTCCGCACTGTTCACATGGCCAAAGAAACTAAGTTAGCCTAACAAGAGGTCTACTAGGAAGAATTCATACAAGTGGACAAATTTACATGGGAATAGGTGGAGTGTTCTAGCCTAGCAAAGAGTACCAGATTTAAAGAAGACAAGAGGTTAGAGAATTGGAGGAATTAGAAAAAGGATCAGCAAACCTCTGTGACATCCTATGTTCAGCCCCACCCTCAGTGCTCTCAGCACTACCATTGCCTATTGACATTGCTAGCCCATCAAACTCTTTCAACTTCTTCATAAAACCTTGATCTGTATTTCCCAACTTCGGGGGTGTTTCAATGCTCAAAGGAGTTACAGCCTGCTTCATTGCACCATAATTAAACCCAAATTATTAAGGGGCACCAAACACAGACAATTTTTTGTCTATCCTCACTGACATATTTCTAACTctgcttttttgttttattgggGGTGGGGGGCTAAAGAAGTCTATATTGGCATATTGCTTCATCAACAGTGAAAacaaaagaattgcaaaaattcaaaagaaatcaTAGCAGCAAAGCTTCACTTACGGCAGGTGACAATGGAACCCCTTGACCAAGTGCATGTGACCCCTAgtttacaaaaaaacaaaacagaagtacataagaaaattattatcatgtattttttctattttcaaattcTATCAGACAGGAAGAAAGGGGAAGGGGCATTTAGAACTATTTGATTGAGAACTACAACTACCATAAAGAAAAGGGAACTGTGCTTAATTCAGGCTACCTAGACAGGGCAGTCAGCACCAATAGGATGTCAGCCAAATGTAAGTAAATATTTTGATCATACTAAGATAACTTGGAGCATAAAGCTGCCGAACTAGGCCATAAATCCAAATACAAGTTTCAGGTTGCAAGCCATCAAAGACAGCTATAACGGTCTACAAAGCTCAAGTCTTGGACACGGAAAAAAATAACTAGTCATCCTTCAAAAATGCAAATGTAGAGACTCCCTCAAGATGCAAATTTAGAAAGACTCCATAATAATTATGAATAAACAGAatctaagcaaaaaaaaaaaaaaagaatgtataCTTACAAGAGGAACTCCAGGATGTGCATAAACCCCTCCATGTGGATAGATTGCCGCATAAGGCGCCCCATAAGGTGGCATCATTGGCTGTAggaattaataaattaacaaaCCATCCtaggatgatgttttataactTTGTTCCTCAATGCACAAAGCTAGTAAAACAATTATTGCAAATCATATAGAAACTTCTACTAACTTGATACTGGTCTATACCTgtgttgggccccacatatatgGGTGAGGAGGATGACCTGAAGCCATGGGGGAATTGTAATATGGTGGAATAGCGACTCTGGGACCATAATATGCCTGTATATATGTATGGATTAGTTTGAAGTACACTTTAACATTTCTTGAAACAAATTATAAAGCAAACCTTCTATTTAATATATAACAGTTTTTTTCTGCAATACAGAAGATTCAGTGCAGGCATAAAGTAGATAACCTGCATGGCTGCCCAATCAGGATAGGCTTGAATATTGGTCTGACTGGCCTGATTAGTCTGATCCTGTTAGTACAAAGGATTGATAATTACTCATGTGCAATCTTTCAAAAGTTAGATGTAAAAGAATATAAAGATTAGGTATATCTACACATACATATAGCCTGATTTTCTTTCCAATATCAAGAAGATTGAGTTACatctacttatatatatatatatatatatatatatatatcccagTTTCGACAACATAAATGTTGACAATGCTCAGCTTACCAGTTGTGCAGGTGAAGGTGATTTTTCAGACTTAGAAGGCTTCCCCTCTTCATTGTTTGCCATGGATAAGCACTAAAAAACTCTTGATTTGAATTATGTAACAAAATCCTTTGCGTTTCTGCACTAATGGTAATCATGTCAATCTAGGATACAGAGGAAAAATCTCCAAAGCACCCAATGAACATTCTAAACAACATTAGGTCTCACAATTTTAGATAGATCAAAACCAATTCTATCAAGCCTTGCGAGATACAACAGAATTATGTTCCATTAACAATTTAACACAATAATATTGTCATTGAAAATTAGAACTGCAATATACTAATACAATAGAGTGGGACCCAACACGTGAAAATTTAAATAGGAGGTGAGGTGGACCCAGAGGGATTGAACCCATGAAAGTCCGAAACTGAAAGTCTGAAACCAACTAAAGGAAAATTGAGTTCCTACGAAAATCCTCAACTAAACTACAAACAgatatttcaatatatatatatatatattttcaagttGCCAGGAGTTTCAGGTTTTCTCTCACATACACACTGTAGAAACCAAACCACAAAAAAGttcatatttttgtttctatttctaATAGGCTCTTTAGTCTTTCCTACtacaatttggtccattttctcagcaaccaaacaaagccttaaattaaaataattcagaataaaattctcaattttCTCATTCTGCAACTTCAAAATTGAAcgaatcaaacttaaaaaaaaaaaaaaaaagtaagcaaACATATATACCTTAAACTCTAAAATATAAGAGGTTGCGTCCTACTATCTTCAATGGCAAAGACGTGAACACAAGGAAAGCTTTTGTATTGACCCTTAGTTTCTCACtgcatttctctctctaaaaacgGAGACAAAAAAAGAGTCACAGAAAGAAATGGCgctgaggaagaagaagaagaagaaggaggaggagaaagaaGAGGCAACGGCCACGTCACCACATACACGATACACGTAGTACTTTGGGGGGTGGTCCCCACCAGCTTTAGCTATGTCGGTGTGGACGTGTGGTCCGGAGACTGACGTGTCCCACGTAGGTGGACTCAGAAACAAACAACATGGTTGCGTAGCCAGCtcatgtattatatatatatatatatatatgtatttcgTATCGTGTCCCAAAGTCTTTCTTGAGATCTTAAAAATGGCCCACGTGTCGAATCTCCACGTGGGAACTGTCCACGTGCTGCTTCATTATTGGATGCATCCGTCGTATTCTTCGTGCGCTAGAGAATCACACCCGCTTAATTATACTACCTACAATCACCTATTGAGAATCGTACACACCTAATCTTATTGCTTAATAAGAccatttcatttctctttttaaatgaaattgagaAATAATATCTCCGCATGGTTATCACGACAAATCTTtagtaataatttattattggttctaatttggatatataattaatttattttttccacaaaTAGCCAATAATAATCttttatttagaaatttttgtgAATATAGTGtttcctaaatttattatttgagcAAATTATACTTTTGTACTATAATCTTTGATTGTGATTATACTTAATctttaaattatcaaaatataaaattgaccTCCAAAATTGTAAGATTGTTTCAAATGTTGTTTATTTTGATTTCTGTTGTTACACATGACAAAATTTAACAATGAAAGATCTTATGGCAAGATggataaattgttattttaatgTTAAATTCTATTGGATTTAACACTAAAACAAATAGTAAGTGtacattatataaatatttaaatatgaaaatcaatCGTGCGTTTCAATAATTCAAAGATTAAGTATATTGAAGATGAATGGTTATcatggaaaatttaatttgtattttttttcttcccctaaATTAAATAGTTTGGGTTTTTATcccatataaaaagaaaagatgatgctacgtctataacattttatattactatttatagGAGGAAAAATTATACTAGACTTTTATGTAATTCAAAAATACTCTCAAATTTAaccttaacaaaaaaaaaaattgagaataactcaataaaaatatacatcTAACTATATTTAAAATGCTTACAAAATAGGACACTCTTCAACTAATCCATATcttcaaaacaaatttatccaaaaaaaattttaaaagaaaaattatgactagaccaaaaaaaaacacctcATCACACATGTAAAACGCCTATGATGAGAAACTAGTGTAACCTAACAAAATAATATCCATAATAGctctatattattttgataacaacttaccatataaaatttattgtacaaatattatattgaagttgatcatgtttcaaaaaaaaaaaaaaaaaattcattattctAGAAAGAGCCGGGTGTtccatccaaaaataaaaaatagaaatgggTGAGCAAAGACAACACCCACGTCAACATACACGTGTCGAAATAATGATGAGCTGTATAGTATACGTATTTGGTAGAGCGTATATACGGAAGGGTGGTTGTTGAGGTGGGGCGTGCTGAATCGTGCTGGCCATTTATTATATTCCAATGCCACCTCCACCGTACACGTGTTCATTGATCACTCGAGCTACGCGTCCTTAGGTGTTTGGCTCCAACCAGCCCTACCCGTCATGTGGCCTACGTGGTcagcctcttttttttatttttgttttttaatgcttgtgatttggaaatttaaattaaatagattTAAATGATCCCTTCGAATCCACGACTGGCCAGGTATTGAAACACCTTGATTAAGCACTGTAACTTTTGCCATCACACTGCTgactattttttaacaaaaaagatAGCATTCCCATGATATCatgcctctcttttttcttttcctttttcagtataaaaatttacttttttttaatctattttatgTACTTATCTTTTAAAATAGTCTacactaaattatttattatccgctatatttcattaaaatattatttttttaattatttatttttattcttatataaTAACTATCATCCACTCTTTTCTTTCATCATCAAAatacataaagaaataataaaaactaaatctaaaatgaatagttttagtataaatttacacaattactatTACAACAATGTATTTTTACAGAATTTTGCATGACATGTATGATGTGGGTGAATTTTAAACTTAGTTGGTtaaaatgtgatattttttattattatataaatactAATGCAAGTGCCTAAATTAAGAAGGCAGACCAAGAgcttgttaacttttttttttttttccaataaaaatacaatGGCATTATTTGTCATTGTTTGATTTCACCATCACTTAAATCATAATATGATTGGAAGTTTGTAGTTGGTTTCAGTTAGcttatttagtaaaaaaatttattgttaaattagAGATTTTAGATTAAAACTCGTCTACACAATAAATCAACTATTGCCTtcatttgatgataaaaaacaatcGACCAAATATTATAGGTTGAAAATCTAttgtttctattaaaaattaataatttgtttgtAATGTGCCAAATAATTGGGTCATTTGAAATCTTTTAAATTGCTTAGACTCGGATCTTCTTATGTTGggtggtagtttttttttttttttttagtgattttcCCATGTTTAGTAGTTATAAGTATTTTCCAATATTTTACCTCTATTTaggttgaattatttttgtttcccaaaaaataaaaaaaagaggttgaattatttttcaaacttcattcttttatttcccaaaaaaaaaaaaaaaaaaaccttcattcttttatttttaaatttgaagacAAACACTTAATTTTTAATCTATTGTCTGTGATATGATAACCAATAATTAACTTATATTCTTCGTCACATTATTATGAAATGGGAAAtctaattattggtaaatattgtaatgaaaaTGCAACTGAgatttaatttatattcttgTTGATGCCTAATGTGATGGAGTAATTGATTCAACTATAAATTTTCTAGAGAAGTGCTACAAATTAAGCACTATGTATTTTGAGATTTGTCACATAAATTTGtatgttttatatatacttttatgTAATAAAACTCGTATTatctttaacattttccatTTATCAATTGCTGCACTGGCACttgtcaaaatttgattttttttcttcttttttgttttggccGAACATTGTTCTACGTGGATTCAACCATATGCTGGCAAAAACTTATTGTGACGTTGGCAAGAAAATGAGCCCTATACCCAGAGATTATTGCCGTCTTTGCAGCTTCCCCATGAAAACCaagcttttattttgtttcttttatctttattaatTGGTTAACCGAATAAAACTCCTACCAAATTAAGCTACCAAATTAAGTTGATCGCATGACCCTTTAACCACTAGAACACACTTTTTGCaccatttcttttaataaatttccaTACCATAACTCAAGTTTTAGGGGTTCTAGTATAATAGTCTAGCTGTAATGAAAATCAGTGACTCCATTGCCACCTCCCCCACTATCAActtatccacacaaaaaaaatcccTCAAATTTTATAGAAATCACAATTTCAAGATTTAATTTCAATACCTCATAAATAaattgcttaaaaaaataatactaatattaTTATATCTTTTGAAGGACCTATTAAAATTGTCAGGGTGAAGGTTGACACAACTCATGAACACTATAATCTTTTACAAGTAATGTTCAATGTAAATGAGTTTGTTGGGTTAATTTTGTGTAAACCTACTTAACTCACAATCAACCCGAAATAACTTGGTTCATTATTCATCTCAAGATGAGTTAACATGTTTTGACAGGAACGTATTTAACtcatataataaattttggttttattcaacataatttgaattttaaagagATAAATGACCAATGTAGGGATATTGGGCTCAGAAGTTCTTTATCTGTTTAtatattgggcctgtggcccaatccgaggacaaACCCTCTGAGGAAGTGATATCTTTGTCAAAAGAGTTTGCAATAGTAAGTAGAGAGATCAGTCTCGGTCACAACAGTTCAAGGGGGTGGGCTGAGGATAAGCACATCCTCAACTAACCTATGCCGAGGTCTGAAGGGGTTATTTGTCATCCCATGTAACATTTCAGGAAGTTTCGTTGgtgaaaatgtgttttgcagTGAGATTAGATTGGTAGAAGTCCTAAAAATATCTGAGGTGAAAGCTGTTACCTCTGTATTAAATACGCTACAGTTaactctttggccgcattaatgtggaggtgatacctgaacagtggatttcagccttacagctactacatgTGGACTTATGAGGAGTGCTAATGGGATAAGTATCAACACTGACCGTCTGGCATGCTcgtggaaggtggagatgaaaaggaGAGACAgtataaaagaaggaggagGCAATGAAAAAAGAGATCggagaaaaaatggaaaattactGTAGTATCTATAACTGACTTTTTAATCAAACTTGAAAGAAATACATAAGAACAgatctcctcggactttgcCGAGGACAATTTTCTTCCTTATAAACCTGCTCATTcacatcttcttctcctttaaACCTATTTTCTAGTTAGTCTAATTCATTAgaacccagttttccaacccatttttctacaaattcattgttttgggctttttgggcctaagtctaTTCATAGATTGGGCTAGGATCTCAATTCAGGTCCATACAactaatttaaataattttaatggttaTATTATAAATTCATCATTGAAATTCTTTAAGTTCCTAACCATTTAtcctaaataaagaaaataaataccctcatttcattctctctctcaagattGTGTATTTATAAATTTGGGTGGAACTTCATTGTATTGGaaataataacttttaaaagGTATACTATTAAGACTTTAATTGATATGGTCATGAAATATAATTGTTGTAGAATTCACTTggatataattataatttatgtgtataaaatataaaaatatattgataattttgggttatatttttacaaatagtACAAAATAGGTTGTATCCATGTCAACCtaatataatatgtttattaaattgttgaaatatatcatttttgttCAACCCAACATGAATTGTTTATTAAGCATGTTATATGGGTTTTGTTGTGTCAACGTACTTAATAATGGATAATGTTAAGGTTGAGAGATTTTGACACAATTATTAATGAGTGGAGTTAGGGTAGAGTCCTGATGTCGTGTAGTAGACCCTTTCTTTGACCCCACACAAATATGACCTACCAACATGAATCACCTAAGGCTGTTTCTTGACCAACAGAAAGTGTTCTTTCATAATAACTTGGTCAAACCactgatttggtttttttttttttttttgtttaaaaaaaatcatttcacaTTTATTACAATAATGAACTTATATGATGTAAATTTTAATGTTGGGtccaataataaaattttctatccaTATGAAATTACCATTTTGCCTGTGAGTACAAAAAGTGCTTTCAAAAGTGAATTTTTATGAAACCTGCAAAGTAAGTGAACATCAATACTACAAGAGGACATCACATTTGTGACAAAAAACGTTCATCACCTCACTTTAGAAAAGATATATCATGTGAGCTTGAGCCTATTAAGGTATTGattcattttaaataataaccATTTAAGGTATTGGTCTAGGGTGCATGAACGATAACCAATTAAGGTATTAATTGTTGTAGAATTCACTTGgatataattataatttgtgtgtataaaatataaaaatatattgataattttgggttatatttttacaaatggATTAAAATAGGTTGTATCCATGTCAACCTAATACaaacatgtttattaaattgttgaaatatgtCATTTTTGTGTCAGCCCAACACAAATTGTTTAGTAAGCATGTTATATGGGTTTTGTTGTGTCAACCCACTTAATAATGGATAATGTTAGGGTTGAGAGATTTTGACACAATTATTAATTGAGTGGAGTTAGAGTAGAGTTATAACGTCGTGTAGTAGACCCTTTCTTTGACACCATACAAATAATACCTACCAACATGAATCACCTAAGGTTGTTTCTTGACCAACAAAAAGTGTTCTTTATAATAACTTGGTCAAACCactgatttttttctttctggttTAAAAAGATCATTTCACATTTATTACAATAGTGACCTTATATGATGTAAATTTTAATGTTGGGTCCAATAATGAAATTTTCTATCCATATGAAATTACCATCGTGCCTGTGAGTacaaaaaatgctttaaaaagtGAATTTTTATGAAACTTACAAAGTAAGTTAACATCAATGCTACAAGAGGACATCACATTTGTGACAAAAAATGTTCATTGCCTCACTTTAGAAAGATGTATCATGTGAGCTTGAACCTATTAAGGTATTGATTCATTTTAAATGATAACCATTTAAGGTATTGGTCTAGGGTGCATGAATGATAACCAATTAAGGTATTAATTTAGGGTGAAAAATACGCAGTTAGATGTTGTTTTAGGTGTGAGGGGAAACTTTTTATTCAAAGCATATTCAATATATATTGAAACGACATCTTAA is a genomic window of Quercus lobata isolate SW786 chromosome 2, ValleyOak3.0 Primary Assembly, whole genome shotgun sequence containing:
- the LOC115974673 gene encoding G-box-binding factor 3-like isoform X1; amino-acid sequence: MANNEEGKPSKSEKSPSPAQLDQTNQASQTNIQAYPDWAAMQAYYGPRVAIPPYYNSPMASGHPPHPYMWGPTQPMMPPYGAPYAAIYPHGGVYAHPGVPLGSHALGQGVPLSPAQAVTPLSIETPPKLGNTDQGFMKKLKEFDGLAMSIGNGSAESTEGGAEHRMSQSAETEDSNDGSDGNTAKGNQSRRKRSREGTPTTVIGGKTETHASTVSAKEVNATTDKVLGAFELRNTHNVNTMTTPTSVPQSSTVLPSEGWTQNERELKRERRKQSNRESARRSRLRKQAETEELARKVESMIAENEAIKSEINGLTGNSEKLRLENATLMEKLKNSQLGLQQREEIILNSIDDKRTLPVSTENLLSRVNNLGSGSIGKSIEEKSGMYEKNSSSGAKLHQLLDASPRADAVAAGCS
- the LOC115974673 gene encoding G-box-binding factor 3-like isoform X2, which produces MANNEEGKPSKSEKSPSPAQLDQTNQASQTNIQAYPDWAAMQAYYGPRVAIPPYYNSPMASGHPPHPYMWGPTQPMMPPYGAPYAAIYPHGGVYAHPGVPLGSHALGQGVPLSPAAVTPLSIETPPKLGNTDQGFMKKLKEFDGLAMSIGNGSAESTEGGAEHRMSQSAETEDSNDGSDGNTAKGNQSRRKRSREGTPTTVIGGKTETHASTVSAKEVNATTDKVLGAFELRNTHNVNTMTTPTSVPQSSTVLPSEGWTQNERELKRERRKQSNRESARRSRLRKQAETEELARKVESMIAENEAIKSEINGLTGNSEKLRLENATLMEKLKNSQLGLQQREEIILNSIDDKRTLPVSTENLLSRVNNLGSGSIGKSIEEKSGMYEKNSSSGAKLHQLLDASPRADAVAAGCS